The genomic stretch TGCTTTTGTTTTCTTTGTATCCATCGATATGTCCAATGAATAAATTTAACCAAATACAATGAAAAAACAATTCGCATTTTTATTTTTTATTTTAAGTATCTTCTTTTCTATAACAAGTTGCTCTGATAAAGACAATGAAATAGAAGAGACGCTCAGTGTATCAAAAAGTCAATTATTTTTTAAAATATCGGCTGAAAAACAAAGTTTTACGATCAAGTCAAATAACAAATGGGAAATTGATAAGAATATTCCCTCATGGTGCACTGTGAGCCCCTTGTCGGGAGAGGGAGATGTAACGATTACTGTAGAAGCCAAAGAAAACACGCAAGAGGTTAAGCTTACAACACAGTTGGTTATAAAAACCAAAACAAAAATACAAAAAGTAAGCATACAACAAGAAGCTGCCCCGCCGGCACCTCTCGAAGGGTACTATTTCCCGCTACTGACTATCAATACTAAAAACGGCACACCAATTATATCGAAGGATGACTATATGGACGCAACCATAAAGATAGAATCAAGGGATAATAAAGGGGTTATAAAAGAGAAGCTAATGGAAGCTGACACCGAAATAAAAGGTCGTGGGAACAGTACGTGGGGAATGGAAAAGAAACCTTACAAACTGAAACTAAAAGAATCGGCACAAGTATTGGGCATGCCTAAAAACAAACATTGGGTGTTGCTTGCCAATTACTCGGATAAGACATTGATGCGAAACGAGCTGGCGTTCGAAATCAGCCGCCGTATGGGATTTGCTTGGACTCCACGCATGCAGTATGTGGATGTTGTGCTTAATGGAGAATATATTGGAAATTACATGCTTGGAGAACATATACGCGTAGACAAAAACAGGGTCAATATCCCCGAATTGAAAGCAACAGATACAGATATTACAGGAGGATATCTGCTCGAAATAGATGAGCGAAAAGGAGAACCTGTATGGTTTGA from Dysgonomonas mossii encodes the following:
- a CDS encoding CotH kinase family protein gives rise to the protein MKKQFAFLFFILSIFFSITSCSDKDNEIEETLSVSKSQLFFKISAEKQSFTIKSNNKWEIDKNIPSWCTVSPLSGEGDVTITVEAKENTQEVKLTTQLVIKTKTKIQKVSIQQEAAPPAPLEGYYFPLLTINTKNGTPIISKDDYMDATIKIESRDNKGVIKEKLMEADTEIKGRGNSTWGMEKKPYKLKLKESAQVLGMPKNKHWVLLANYSDKTLMRNELAFEISRRMGFAWTPRMQYVDVVLNGEYIGNYMLGEHIRVDKNRVNIPELKATDTDITGGYLLEIDERKGEPVWFETLEAKMIFCVNTPEDMPANQKEYISNYIQNIENIIYGKNDINPVEELPKYLDMKSFIDYVLLNELSKNVDGNLRLSTFVYKNRGDDKLYFGPVWDYDIAFGNVNYDNCDMVSGWHARARAPWYQQFFSHPEFENMVKDRWNELRGNELSDANINTFIDNMAEKINVSQHYNFQKWLILDKQVWPNPIVTGSYQGEVNYLKTWIKNRLSWMDPQLK